In the bacterium genome, TCTTCAGGTGAAACAAGCTCCCTATCTGCTTTCATTCTCTCCTCCTTTTGTAGAAGGTTCGAATATCTGGTGATAAACATCTACCACCAGGGAAAAAACTACTCCGCTGATCGTTGTAATGAGACAATGGCGTTTTGATGTAGGGGCACGGCATGCCGTGCCCCTTTCGTTACACACCCCGTCGGCTGCGCCGCCACCCCTCTCAAGAGGGGAATGAAAAACGCGGCACACTGCGCCCCTATTCCTTTTCACCCCCAACCAATTTCTTATACACCTCCAGCGCCCTTCGCTGCAAGGTTTTCCGGTCGCAGTCGTTTTCGATCACATAGTCCGCCCGACGGCGCAACTCCCCCGGCGCGAGCTGGGCCGCAATCACCCGCTCGAACGTGGCCTCGTCCATTTTCCCCTTGGCCAGCACCCGCGCGCGGCGTGTCTCCAGGGGCGAGTCCACCAGCACCACGCAGTCCAGCTTTTTATCCAGGCCGAACTCGTAGATCAGGGCGGCATCCACCACGGCCACTTCCACGCCCGCAGCCTCGGCCTCGGCCAAAATCTGGTCCACCCGGCGCAGTATTTCCGGGTGCACGATGGAGTTGAGCGCGGCCAAAGCCTCCGGGTCGGTAAAGGCGATCCGGGCCATGCGTCCGCGGTCCAGGCTGCCGTTCGGCTGAAGAGTGCGCGGCCCGAAGCGTTCCACCAGGGCCGCCAGGGCCGGTGTGCCCGGCTCCACCGCGGCCCGTCCCAAGCCATCCGCATCCAGCACCAGCGCGCCGCGCTGGTCGCGCCAGATCGCGGCCACTGTGCTTTTTCCAGCCCCGGCGTTGCCGGTCAGCCCCACTTTGAGCATCACGCCCATCCTCACTTGGCCTCGAGCCAGTTGCGCCCGACAGCCAGGTCCACCCGCACCGGGACATCCAGCTTGACTGCGTTTTCCATCAGGCGACGCACGGTCTTCCCGACTTCCTCAGCCTGCGCCTCGGGCACGTCGAACACCAATTCATCGTGCACCTGCAG is a window encoding:
- the coaE gene encoding dephospho-CoA kinase (Dephospho-CoA kinase (CoaE) performs the final step in coenzyme A biosynthesis.), with translation MLKVGLTGNAGAGKSTVAAIWRDQRGALVLDADGLGRAAVEPGTPALAALVERFGPRTLQPNGSLDRGRMARIAFTDPEALAALNSIVHPEILRRVDQILAEAEAAGVEVAVVDAALIYEFGLDKKLDCVVLVDSPLETRRARVLAKGKMDEATFERVIAAQLAPGELRRRADYVIENDCDRKTLQRRALEVYKKLVGGEKE